A genomic stretch from Sulfurimonas sediminis includes:
- a CDS encoding DUF2018 family protein has product MSYSALFEDEDDIFGGSPRSKFMDVVFNANNDIVRQELEKFVEKVAAMELMLQEEVGDDIDTAVARYKASHLDEVATKAKSIYIELMGDILSQSE; this is encoded by the coding sequence ATGAGTTACAGTGCATTATTTGAAGATGAAGATGATATTTTCGGAGGTTCTCCAAGATCAAAATTTATGGATGTTGTTTTTAATGCGAACAATGATATAGTAAGACAGGAGCTTGAAAAGTTTGTCGAAAAAGTTGCTGCAATGGAGTTGATGCTCCAAGAGGAGGTCGGTGATGATATTGATACAGCAGTTGCACGATATAAAGCAAGTCATTTGGATGAGGTTGCAACCAAAGCAAAAAGTATTTACATAGAACTTATGGGTGATATTCTTTCTCAAAGCGAATAG
- the argB gene encoding acetylglutamate kinase yields MQAKVETVKTLLDALPFIREFRKEIVVIKYGGSAQTSPELKEKFAEDILLMYLVGIKPVIVHGGGKKITDMLEALKIETEFIDGQRVTTKETMRIVEMILSGEINKEIVSLLNSHDAKAIGISGKDAHFIRARAKDFSKWGLTGNITNVKADVVLNLIKEGFIPVIAPIAAGEEMGHPGYNINADLCASYVAKAIGANKIIFLTDTPGVLNKEKQLLATLTKDEVKVLKENGTIHGGMVPKVDACLEAIDGGVHKAHIIDGRLEHSMLLELFTSEGVGTQIVK; encoded by the coding sequence TTGCAGGCAAAAGTTGAAACAGTAAAAACACTCCTTGATGCACTTCCGTTTATTCGTGAGTTTAGAAAAGAGATTGTCGTTATCAAATATGGCGGCTCGGCACAAACATCTCCCGAATTAAAAGAGAAGTTTGCAGAAGATATTTTACTTATGTATTTGGTAGGTATCAAACCTGTAATTGTTCATGGCGGTGGAAAAAAGATTACCGATATGCTCGAAGCCCTTAAAATTGAAACAGAGTTTATAGACGGACAGCGCGTGACTACAAAAGAGACGATGCGGATTGTGGAAATGATACTCAGTGGAGAGATCAATAAAGAGATAGTCTCTTTGCTTAATTCCCATGATGCAAAAGCAATAGGTATCAGTGGTAAAGATGCACACTTTATCCGTGCAAGGGCGAAAGATTTTTCCAAGTGGGGATTGACTGGCAATATTACAAATGTCAAAGCGGATGTTGTCTTAAATCTCATCAAAGAGGGCTTTATTCCTGTTATAGCCCCTATTGCAGCGGGTGAAGAGATGGGTCATCCCGGGTACAATATCAATGCTGATCTGTGTGCATCATATGTTGCAAAAGCCATAGGTGCAAACAAAATAATCTTTTTGACAGATACACCGGGTGTCTTAAACAAAGAAAAACAACTTCTTGCAACCTTGACAAAAGATGAAGTAAAAGTGCTCAAAGAAAACGGAACGATTCACGGCGGGATGGTACCAAAAGTTGATGCCTGCCTCGAAGCGATAGACGGCGGTGTGCATAAAGCACATATAATTGACGGACGACTTGAACACTCTATGCTTTTAGAGTTGTTTACATCAGAGGGTGTAGGTACCCAAATAGTAAAATAA
- a CDS encoding HdeD family acid-resistance protein: protein MWKYPIDENLFDKFSKYSKITGVIFIILGIVGIIYPVFMTLATVTFVAWLMMFGGFMAGYFTYISDKSDVLGWLKSFVLIGIGALMIFYPMTGIGTVGLLLAIYFFMDSFASFSLAMNMRPANGWIWWMINALFSMLIGILFIAGWPFTSTYLIGLLVGFSLFFDGFALLVTGSIFKKMNR, encoded by the coding sequence ATGTGGAAGTATCCTATAGATGAGAATCTGTTTGACAAATTTAGCAAGTATTCAAAAATTACAGGTGTAATTTTTATCATTCTCGGAATAGTTGGTATTATATACCCTGTATTTATGACATTGGCTACCGTAACCTTTGTGGCATGGCTGATGATGTTTGGCGGTTTCATGGCTGGGTATTTTACCTATATAAGTGACAAAAGTGATGTTCTCGGATGGCTTAAAAGCTTTGTACTTATAGGGATCGGTGCTTTAATGATTTTTTATCCGATGACAGGAATCGGCACAGTAGGTCTGCTCCTGGCTATATACTTTTTTATGGATTCCTTTGCCAGTTTTTCTCTTGCTATGAATATGCGTCCTGCAAACGGTTGGATCTGGTGGATGATTAATGCCCTTTTTTCCATGTTAATCGGTATTTTGTTTATTGCAGGCTGGCCTTTTACTTCCACCTATCTCATAGGCTTACTTGTCGGTTTCAGTCTTTTCTTCGATGGCTTTGCCCTGCTTGTAACAGGGTCGATTTTCAAAAAAATGAACCGCTAA
- a CDS encoding APC family permease, with product MQKQKAFGLWSAVFLGIGSMVGAGIFIVIGQAGAMAGNIVWLSFVFGGIIALLSGYSLAKLAVRYQSRGGIVEYLVQGFGENIFSGSMGVMFYFSQLIAIAAVAKSFGTYSATFMLHGDTAWVNIFAIGIIAFFTLINLVGAAFVAKAENIIVIIKLGVLVTFAFSALFTIQPQLLSVADMPPVSGMVFAIGITFFAYQGFSVITNSVEDMDNPKVTMMRSMFVALLIVAALYILTSIAVLGNLPLDKIIQTKDYALAEAAKPIFGEWGFKIMAATALLATASAINATLYAVTDIGYTMAKEGNLPEIYEYNIYRSFEGLIISALLIVPMILFFNLAQITTVAAIVMLIVQGSTHIAHLNLLQESGAKKYLVVLAIFSMFGVAGITLYSTYKTMPEIAYYLIVTFALAFTTEYLLRYFKQRIISKQTH from the coding sequence ATGCAAAAACAAAAAGCATTTGGGCTTTGGAGTGCTGTCTTTTTAGGTATAGGTTCCATGGTAGGAGCCGGCATATTTATAGTTATCGGACAAGCTGGTGCCATGGCTGGAAATATCGTCTGGCTCTCTTTTGTTTTTGGCGGGATTATAGCCCTTTTAAGTGGTTACTCTCTGGCAAAGCTGGCAGTACGCTACCAGTCACGCGGCGGGATAGTCGAGTATCTTGTCCAGGGTTTTGGAGAAAATATTTTCTCCGGTTCTATGGGTGTCATGTTTTATTTTTCCCAGCTTATTGCCATTGCAGCCGTTGCCAAATCATTCGGAACCTACAGTGCAACATTTATGCTTCACGGTGATACAGCCTGGGTCAATATATTTGCCATAGGCATTATCGCCTTTTTCACCCTTATAAATCTTGTTGGTGCTGCTTTTGTTGCAAAGGCGGAAAACATCATTGTCATCATAAAACTCGGAGTCCTTGTTACCTTTGCTTTTTCGGCACTTTTTACGATACAGCCTCAGCTTTTAAGTGTAGCGGACATGCCTCCTGTAAGCGGTATGGTTTTTGCCATCGGCATTACATTTTTTGCCTACCAGGGTTTTAGTGTGATTACAAATTCTGTGGAGGATATGGACAATCCAAAAGTGACCATGATGCGTTCTATGTTTGTCGCCTTGCTCATTGTGGCGGCTTTATACATACTTACAAGTATCGCTGTTTTAGGAAACCTGCCGCTTGATAAAATTATTCAGACAAAAGACTATGCCCTGGCTGAAGCGGCAAAGCCCATTTTTGGTGAATGGGGATTTAAGATCATGGCCGCCACAGCACTCCTGGCAACAGCCTCGGCTATTAATGCCACACTTTATGCTGTGACTGACATAGGATATACAATGGCAAAAGAGGGAAATCTTCCTGAAATATACGAATATAATATCTACCGCTCTTTTGAGGGACTCATTATCAGTGCGCTGCTGATTGTACCGATGATACTCTTTTTCAATCTGGCACAAATCACAACTGTTGCCGCTATCGTCATGCTCATCGTTCAGGGCAGTACACATATTGCGCACTTAAATCTTCTGCAGGAGAGTGGCGCAAAAAAATATCTTGTTGTTTTGGCGATTTTTTCCATGTTTGGCGTTGCGGGAATCACCCTCTATTCTACCTATAAAACCATGCCTGAGATTGCATACTATCTTATAGTTACTTTTGCTTTGGCTTTTACAACAGAATATCTACTGCGATACTTCAAACAAAGAATCATTTCTAAACAAACACACTAA
- a CDS encoding tetraacyldisaccharide 4'-kinase translates to MKKTLVFWVEEYFYNPTPLQKLLSYLLLPLSWLYCFIMYVRYKLQTPEDFAVEIVSVGNLTVGGSGKTPLVIALAKEHKKPAIILRGYGRASKGLIVVKEGNEILCDVKSSGDEAMIYAKKLPNATVIVSKERKRAIQKAKELGCEIIFLDDAYSKHDIKKQDILIDVKTQNSFCLPAGPFRERLWPGKEALHVEEEKDFFREVKLVNPTQKMSLVTAIARPQRLDKYLPDVVAKHYFEDHHSFTKEELETILQKDAATSLLVTFKDYVKIEHFGLPLSLLDLEVKVKEGLFSVFV, encoded by the coding sequence TTGAAAAAAACGCTCGTTTTTTGGGTTGAAGAGTATTTCTACAACCCAACTCCTTTGCAAAAACTTCTTTCTTATCTACTGCTTCCGTTGAGTTGGCTCTATTGTTTTATTATGTATGTTCGATACAAATTACAGACACCGGAGGATTTTGCTGTCGAAATTGTCAGTGTTGGTAATCTGACTGTCGGCGGCAGCGGCAAAACCCCCTTGGTTATTGCACTGGCAAAGGAGCACAAAAAACCTGCGATTATACTTCGTGGCTATGGACGGGCATCCAAAGGCTTGATTGTTGTCAAAGAGGGCAATGAAATTTTATGTGATGTCAAAAGCAGTGGGGATGAAGCGATGATATATGCCAAAAAACTTCCAAATGCTACAGTCATAGTCAGCAAAGAGAGAAAAAGAGCCATACAAAAAGCAAAAGAACTGGGCTGTGAGATAATTTTTTTGGATGATGCCTACTCCAAACATGATATCAAAAAGCAAGATATACTCATCGATGTAAAAACACAGAACAGTTTTTGTCTGCCTGCAGGTCCTTTTAGAGAGCGTCTGTGGCCGGGGAAAGAGGCTTTACATGTAGAAGAGGAGAAAGACTTTTTTCGTGAGGTAAAACTTGTGAACCCGACACAAAAAATGAGTCTTGTGACTGCCATAGCAAGGCCACAACGACTTGACAAATATCTTCCTGATGTTGTAGCAAAGCATTATTTTGAAGACCATCACAGTTTTACAAAAGAAGAACTTGAAACAATTTTACAAAAAGATGCAGCAACTTCTCTTTTGGTAACATTTAAAGATTATGTAAAAATTGAGCATTTCGGACTGCCCCTTTCACTTCTGGATTTGGAAGTAAAAGTAAAAGAAGGTCTCTTTAGTGTGTTTGTTTAG
- a CDS encoding DegT/DnrJ/EryC1/StrS family aminotransferase, whose translation MKNEKLSIPFSKYESSREAHSNVSDVLDGEDLYQVPKLEEEFREYVGSEYALATSHGTSALHLAMLALDLKRGDKVICSVNAHPSVPEVVRHFDAEPVFIDIAEDSYNIDLNQLENYLEENKSKKLKAVIITHIGGMTVDLDRVYSMASIYNVKIVEDASDALGATYKGVKIGATGADIVCFNFSPHLKKNICNGGMLVTNDEDIMQRARLLANHAMVRNENALEYIYDVVDIGNDYALSHLNAAYIRAQVKEQDENIARQKEIAKMYSEGLEGVEHIITPDMDNEENPFSLYIVKIDKNRDSFAVSLKEEGIGAGLHYIPLHLLSYYKSKYALRVNDFPRALRSFQQVLSLPIYASMTDEEVQTVISKIKKIAKTRV comes from the coding sequence ATGAAAAATGAAAAACTGAGTATCCCTTTTAGTAAGTATGAAAGTTCCCGCGAGGCACACTCTAATGTGAGTGATGTACTAGACGGAGAAGATTTGTATCAGGTACCAAAACTTGAAGAAGAGTTTCGTGAGTATGTCGGATCAGAGTATGCACTTGCTACATCGCACGGCACATCGGCACTGCACCTTGCCATGCTTGCCCTTGACTTAAAACGCGGAGACAAAGTAATCTGCAGTGTAAATGCGCATCCGAGTGTACCTGAGGTTGTCCGCCATTTTGATGCTGAGCCTGTTTTTATTGATATAGCCGAAGATTCTTACAATATTGATCTTAATCAATTAGAAAACTATTTGGAAGAAAACAAATCCAAAAAGCTCAAAGCGGTTATCATAACGCATATTGGCGGTATGACTGTAGATTTGGACAGAGTCTATTCGATGGCTTCCATATATAATGTCAAAATTGTTGAAGATGCAAGTGATGCGCTTGGTGCTACATACAAAGGAGTGAAAATCGGTGCAACAGGTGCAGATATAGTCTGTTTTAATTTTTCTCCGCATTTAAAGAAAAATATCTGTAACGGCGGGATGCTTGTGACCAATGATGAAGATATTATGCAAAGAGCGAGGTTGCTGGCAAATCACGCAATGGTACGCAATGAAAATGCTTTGGAGTATATTTATGATGTTGTTGACATTGGAAATGATTATGCACTGAGCCATTTAAATGCAGCCTATATCAGAGCACAGGTAAAAGAACAGGATGAAAACATCGCAAGACAAAAAGAGATTGCAAAAATGTACAGTGAAGGACTTGAAGGGGTAGAACACATTATTACTCCAGACATGGATAATGAAGAGAATCCTTTTTCTCTCTATATAGTAAAAATAGATAAAAACCGTGATTCTTTTGCTGTATCACTCAAAGAAGAGGGCATCGGGGCAGGATTGCATTATATTCCGCTTCATCTTTTATCGTACTATAAAAGCAAATATGCTTTACGTGTTAATGATTTTCCAAGAGCACTGCGTTCATTCCAACAGGTACTTTCTTTGCCGATTTATGCAAGTATGACTGATGAAGAGGTACAAACAGTTATAAGTAAAATCAAAAAAATAGCAAAAACGAGAGTGTAA
- a CDS encoding NAD+ synthase, whose translation MSKYSQITDYLVLFLENEVKKTGIKKAVVGLSGGLDSAVVAVLAKKAFGDDLLCVKMPSQYSSQNSLDDADELCRDFNMRCIVCNIAPMLQAYEEMHPDMDNLRKGNFSSRMRMATLFDISAKENALVLGTSNKSELMLGYGTLYGDLASAVNPIGDLYKSEVFELAEYLHVSKSIIEKPPSADLWSGQSDEADLGYTYAQLDAAMKLYVDERLSREEVIQKGVDEQMLDMIIKRIFRNHFKRKMPVIAKLTSRTLNHDFNYPRDITL comes from the coding sequence ATGAGTAAATATTCGCAGATAACTGACTATTTGGTTCTTTTTTTAGAAAATGAAGTGAAAAAGACAGGTATAAAAAAAGCAGTGGTTGGTTTGAGCGGCGGACTGGATTCTGCTGTGGTCGCTGTTTTGGCGAAAAAAGCATTTGGAGATGACCTGTTATGTGTTAAAATGCCATCACAATATTCATCACAAAACTCACTTGATGATGCGGATGAACTGTGTCGTGATTTTAATATGCGTTGTATTGTCTGTAATATTGCTCCAATGTTGCAAGCGTATGAAGAGATGCATCCTGATATGGATAATCTCAGAAAAGGAAACTTTTCATCACGTATGCGAATGGCAACATTGTTTGATATTTCGGCAAAAGAGAATGCTTTGGTACTGGGAACAAGCAATAAAAGTGAGTTAATGCTTGGATACGGAACACTCTATGGCGACTTGGCGTCGGCAGTGAATCCCATAGGAGATTTGTACAAAAGTGAAGTTTTTGAATTAGCAGAGTACTTACATGTAAGTAAAAGCATCATTGAAAAACCACCTTCGGCTGATTTGTGGAGCGGTCAAAGTGATGAGGCTGATTTGGGCTATACTTATGCCCAGCTTGACGCAGCGATGAAACTCTATGTGGATGAGAGACTTTCGCGTGAAGAAGTCATACAAAAGGGTGTTGACGAACAGATGCTGGATATGATAATAAAAAGAATTTTTAGAAATCATTTCAAAAGAAAGATGCCTGTGATTGCAAAGCTGACTTCAAGAACATTGAATCATGACTTTAATTATCCACGCGATATTACATTATAA
- a CDS encoding HD domain-containing phosphohydrolase, translating into MVHSYNNLQGLSHLKKDALHIQNISLLINSLQKERGYSSGYLGSHGTKFQSQLRKQQQNTDSIYAKIIFLHEDYSPDKKRLAKLRKKVQSRSLSTVDAFNEYTKIIYHLLQNHLMITKTIKEKEIEQMFHAYTNLLFMKEAAGKMRGSLSGLFAQKKQNYQLVFTAMHAKGEYDLAQQNFLTYASDDIMKEFYTIAQAKEYQWLQNVFKKYTKHQNISVTQDPNEWFAKATAIIEAFNRLQKLEFADIDSLINKYASRLKIELIINIFLLILITLIMLLLGVKIKNSILRNLKLLSEYKNAVDRSSIVSKTDRSGRITYVNDKFCIISGYTKEELLGKPHNIVRHNDMPKSLFRDMWHTILEKRAWSGVIKNRKKDGSSYIVEVTINPILNERGEIEEFIAIRNDITQILQLHKEIEETQEDIILKMGEIGETRSQETGFHVKRVALYSQILAKHYGLGEKETKYLTIASPMHDIGKVAIPDHILNKNGKLTQEEWKVMQTHAEIGYQLFKNSQRELLKTAAIIAYEHHEKYDGSGYPRGLSGKNIHIYGRITALADVFDALGSERCYKKAWEDERIFKLIQEERGKHFDPELVDIFFEHLDEFLHVRDSYNDMHSYTKV; encoded by the coding sequence ATGGTACACAGCTACAACAATCTGCAAGGCCTTTCTCATCTTAAAAAAGACGCTTTGCATATACAAAACATTTCTCTTCTGATAAATTCTCTTCAAAAAGAGAGAGGCTACAGCAGCGGGTATCTTGGTTCCCATGGGACAAAATTTCAATCACAACTGCGCAAACAGCAACAAAATACAGACAGTATATATGCTAAAATCATCTTTTTGCATGAAGATTATTCTCCTGACAAAAAGAGACTTGCAAAACTTCGCAAAAAAGTCCAATCACGCTCTCTTAGCACTGTCGATGCTTTTAACGAGTATACAAAAATCATATACCATCTGTTACAAAATCATCTCATGATCACCAAAACAATCAAAGAAAAAGAGATTGAACAGATGTTTCATGCCTACACAAACCTGCTTTTTATGAAAGAAGCCGCCGGTAAGATGCGAGGTTCGCTCAGCGGATTGTTTGCCCAGAAAAAACAAAACTACCAACTTGTCTTTACAGCAATGCATGCAAAAGGCGAGTATGATCTGGCACAGCAAAACTTTTTAACATATGCTTCTGATGACATTATGAAAGAGTTTTATACAATTGCACAGGCAAAGGAGTATCAATGGCTGCAAAATGTATTTAAAAAGTACACAAAACATCAAAATATTTCTGTCACACAGGATCCAAACGAATGGTTTGCTAAAGCTACAGCTATTATAGAAGCATTTAACAGACTCCAAAAACTGGAATTTGCCGATATTGACAGTTTGATAAACAAATATGCCTCAAGACTCAAAATAGAACTCATTATAAATATTTTTTTACTGATCCTCATCACTTTGATTATGCTTTTGCTTGGAGTCAAAATTAAAAACAGTATTTTAAGAAACTTAAAACTGTTAAGTGAATACAAAAATGCTGTTGACAGAAGCAGTATTGTTTCCAAAACCGACAGAAGCGGAAGAATCACCTATGTAAATGATAAATTCTGCATAATTTCAGGCTATACAAAAGAAGAACTTTTAGGAAAGCCGCACAATATTGTCCGTCACAACGATATGCCAAAATCACTGTTTCGGGATATGTGGCACACTATTTTAGAAAAAAGAGCCTGGTCCGGCGTTATAAAAAACAGAAAAAAAGACGGGAGTTCTTACATAGTTGAAGTGACCATCAACCCTATCCTAAACGAAAGAGGAGAAATTGAAGAGTTTATTGCCATCAGAAATGACATAACACAGATCTTACAACTCCACAAAGAGATAGAAGAGACACAAGAAGACATTATTCTCAAAATGGGTGAAATTGGTGAAACACGAAGCCAGGAAACAGGTTTCCATGTCAAGCGGGTAGCCTTATATTCTCAGATACTGGCAAAACATTACGGCTTGGGCGAAAAAGAGACAAAATACCTCACTATTGCTTCTCCGATGCATGATATAGGCAAAGTTGCCATTCCTGATCATATCCTGAACAAAAACGGCAAGCTGACACAAGAAGAATGGAAGGTTATGCAAACCCATGCGGAGATAGGTTATCAGCTCTTTAAAAACTCCCAAAGAGAGCTTTTGAAAACTGCAGCCATCATTGCCTATGAGCATCACGAAAAATATGACGGCAGCGGCTATCCAAGAGGTTTAAGTGGAAAAAACATTCATATTTACGGACGTATTACCGCACTTGCGGATGTTTTTGATGCCCTTGGCAGTGAACGTTGCTATAAAAAAGCATGGGAAGATGAGCGAATTTTCAAACTTATACAAGAAGAGAGGGGAAAACATTTTGATCCTGAACTTGTTGATATTTTCTTTGAACATCTTGATGAATTTTTACATGTAAGAGATAGCTACAATGATATGCACTCTTACACAAAAGTTTAG
- a CDS encoding transporter: MQKKLFKKLQILSLAASAAITPLWACNSSHVLGMGGSSAAYTLSANTMQKGNYYIGINAERVQNNTLSDQTIIAAMQNGSSHLHNIDAIDSYSLSLSYGLTDNLTLSMQLPYVSRVNIRAGEADNGSYAVHPHGNAQGIGDISTILQYKVYDKALKVALLAGIKAPTGKTDIADAGELLEADLQPGSGSWDFFAGVALTKDFDTFSLHANILYKKNTKGVDESQLGDIFTYNAAFSYKLFAHQHNQKLCRADEKEDFDYSVSLFAELNGEKAYKDDFGGETAYNTGHHVVFATVGTQVAMHSGYSFFMTFSKPIYQNFNGIQNDINYKSSIGFGKSF, encoded by the coding sequence ATGCAAAAAAAACTCTTCAAAAAACTACAGATACTATCGCTGGCAGCATCAGCTGCTATAACGCCTTTATGGGCATGCAACTCTTCGCATGTCTTGGGAATGGGTGGCTCGAGTGCCGCGTATACACTTTCTGCAAATACAATGCAAAAAGGAAACTACTACATTGGCATAAATGCTGAGCGTGTCCAAAACAACACACTCTCTGACCAAACTATAATAGCAGCGATGCAAAACGGTTCAAGTCATTTGCACAATATTGATGCAATAGATTCCTATTCGCTCTCACTCTCTTACGGGCTCACAGACAATTTGACACTCAGTATGCAACTTCCCTATGTTTCGCGTGTAAATATTCGCGCAGGTGAAGCAGATAATGGTTCGTATGCAGTACATCCGCATGGAAATGCTCAGGGTATAGGCGATATTTCTACAATTCTACAGTATAAAGTGTATGACAAAGCGCTGAAAGTTGCTCTTTTAGCCGGAATAAAAGCACCAACAGGCAAAACTGATATAGCAGATGCAGGAGAACTCCTCGAAGCAGATTTGCAGCCAGGAAGCGGCTCATGGGACTTTTTTGCGGGCGTTGCTCTGACAAAAGATTTTGACACTTTCTCTTTGCATGCAAACATTCTGTACAAAAAAAACACAAAAGGTGTCGATGAGAGTCAATTGGGGGATATTTTTACCTACAATGCAGCATTTTCATACAAACTTTTTGCGCACCAACATAATCAGAAGCTTTGCAGAGCAGATGAAAAAGAAGATTTTGACTACTCTGTATCGCTTTTTGCTGAACTCAACGGAGAAAAAGCGTATAAAGATGATTTTGGAGGGGAGACCGCTTACAACACAGGACATCATGTTGTTTTTGCAACAGTAGGCACACAGGTCGCCATGCACAGCGGTTACTCGTTTTTTATGACATTTTCAAAACCGATTTATCAGAATTTTAACGGAATACAGAATGATATAAACTACAAATCAAGTATAGGGTTTGGAAAAAGCTTTTAA
- a CDS encoding ferritin-like domain-containing protein produces the protein MSRFNDFYAHYKAGRVVFETDYRVKEFIEPSYSLTCKIVPPQDVPKRTNLTTKEGQVNLLHAIAHIEYSAIDLALDGAYRFTNMPKQYYDDWLEVADDEIRHFLLLEKLLHELGSKYGDVEVHNALFEASQRTQTLLERMAVVPRYLEANGLDATPMILQKIQRMPKNTMLEKITHTLHVILDEEVSHVKKGDVWFAYACEKEGVNKDVYFEIIDKYYPQGFLRPKNLNLEARKAAGFTCNELNIMAKKEVC, from the coding sequence ATCAGTAGATTTAATGATTTTTATGCGCATTACAAAGCAGGAAGAGTTGTTTTTGAAACAGATTACAGGGTAAAAGAGTTTATAGAACCCTCATACAGCCTTACATGTAAGATAGTACCGCCGCAGGATGTTCCAAAAAGAACAAACCTCACAACAAAAGAGGGGCAGGTAAATCTGCTGCATGCCATAGCACACATAGAGTATTCGGCTATAGATTTGGCACTTGACGGAGCATACAGATTTACAAATATGCCAAAACAATATTATGATGATTGGCTGGAAGTTGCAGATGATGAGATACGCCATTTTTTACTGCTTGAAAAACTGTTGCATGAACTTGGCAGTAAATATGGTGATGTGGAAGTACATAACGCTCTTTTTGAAGCAAGTCAGAGAACGCAGACTTTATTAGAGCGTATGGCAGTAGTTCCCCGTTATCTCGAGGCCAACGGCTTGGATGCCACACCTATGATACTGCAAAAAATCCAGAGAATGCCAAAAAATACCATGCTTGAAAAAATTACACACACTTTACATGTAATCCTTGATGAAGAGGTTTCACATGTAAAAAAGGGCGATGTCTGGTTTGCCTATGCCTGTGAAAAAGAGGGTGTAAACAAAGATGTCTATTTTGAAATTATAGACAAATATTACCCGCAAGGATTTTTACGTCCTAAAAACTTAAATCTAGAGGCAAGAAAAGCGGCAGGCTTTACATGTAATGAACTTAATATTATGGCAAAAAAAGAGGTGTGCTGA
- a CDS encoding MBL fold metallo-hydrolase: MQIKKQPMGPYQTNCYIATVDGKDFIIDPGVGATGWVLNNVTNPVAILNTHGHFDHVWSNSELQEKLGVKLYTPKGDIPLLQDNTWMPDLPPSTPDVAIEGDEELDFDGTKVKFTHFPGHCPGCSTIEIEHAMFSGDFIFQRSIGRTDFPYSSPEDMKKSLEKFKQIPYDKTVYPGHGENTSIKQEQQYADYWINQL; encoded by the coding sequence ATGCAGATAAAAAAACAGCCTATGGGACCGTATCAGACAAATTGTTATATTGCTACAGTTGATGGCAAAGATTTTATAATTGACCCGGGTGTCGGTGCCACTGGGTGGGTTTTGAACAATGTCACAAATCCTGTAGCCATATTAAATACACACGGACATTTCGACCATGTATGGAGCAATTCAGAACTTCAGGAGAAACTAGGAGTCAAACTCTATACACCAAAAGGTGATATTCCTCTGCTGCAAGACAATACATGGATGCCGGATCTGCCGCCATCTACTCCTGATGTAGCCATTGAAGGTGACGAAGAGCTTGATTTTGACGGTACAAAGGTAAAGTTTACCCATTTTCCGGGGCACTGTCCGGGGTGTTCCACTATTGAAATCGAGCATGCAATGTTCAGCGGTGATTTTATTTTTCAAAGAAGTATCGGCAGAACGGATTTTCCTTACTCCAGCCCTGAAGATATGAAAAAATCTTTAGAAAAATTCAAGCAGATTCCTTATGACAAAACTGTCTATCCGGGGCACGGGGAAAATACTTCGATCAAACAGGAACAGCAGTACGCAGACTACTGGATCAACCAACTCTAA
- a CDS encoding methyltransferase domain-containing protein, whose translation MQDHFKEKAQNWDSGDIRVNGAKTIADAIEKEIPLHKDMEILDFGVGTGLLGFSIAPKVKQVYGVDTSAKMLEKLQEKNTPQLEIKPIIKILSKNRSNSSLTDLSAQ comes from the coding sequence ATGCAAGATCATTTTAAAGAAAAAGCACAAAACTGGGACAGCGGTGACATACGTGTCAATGGCGCAAAAACAATTGCCGATGCTATAGAAAAAGAGATACCACTGCATAAAGATATGGAGATACTCGACTTTGGTGTGGGAACAGGACTGCTTGGTTTTAGCATTGCTCCCAAAGTAAAACAGGTTTACGGTGTGGATACCTCGGCAAAAATGCTCGAAAAACTCCAGGAAAAAAACACGCCGCAACTAGAGATAAAACCTATCATCAAGATATTGTCAAAGAACCGCTCAAACAGCAGTTTGACGGACTTATCAGCTCAATGA